The proteins below come from a single Deinococcus radiodurans R1 = ATCC 13939 = DSM 20539 genomic window:
- a CDS encoding FAD binding domain-containing protein — protein MKAFTYERADSAKAALTQLAPDGKYIAGGTNLLDLMKLEIEAPAQLLDLNHAGLDTIEATADGGLRIGALVRNTALAADPRVRREYEVLSRAILAGASTQIRNRASTAGNLLQRTRCHYFYDRALPCNKREPGTGCGALAPGGVNRDLAVVGVSDSCIAQHPSDMAVALRVLGAEVETRQVNGETRRLALDDFYRLPGNTPHIENALEPGELVTAVILPPPAGPEQSYRKVRDRSSYAFAAVSLATVKGGRGGSRWMHFAFGGLAPRPWRMEAAEELLAQGADAVFDKLFEGARPTEQNAFKLVLARRLLAEAMNEELPAHHLAASHPTPQVPELTTAPSGGEK, from the coding sequence ATGAAAGCGTTTACCTACGAGCGGGCCGACTCGGCCAAAGCGGCCCTCACGCAACTCGCGCCGGACGGCAAATACATCGCGGGCGGCACCAACCTGCTCGACCTGATGAAGCTGGAAATCGAGGCTCCGGCTCAGCTCCTCGACCTCAACCACGCTGGCCTCGACACCATCGAAGCGACGGCGGATGGTGGCTTGCGTATCGGCGCTCTCGTTCGCAACACCGCGCTCGCCGCCGACCCCCGTGTGCGGCGGGAGTACGAGGTGCTCAGCCGCGCCATTCTCGCTGGGGCGTCCACCCAGATTCGCAACCGGGCGAGCACGGCGGGGAATCTGCTTCAGCGCACCCGCTGCCACTACTTCTACGACCGCGCCCTGCCGTGCAACAAGCGCGAACCCGGCACCGGCTGCGGCGCTCTGGCCCCCGGTGGCGTGAACCGTGACCTCGCCGTCGTCGGCGTCAGCGACTCCTGCATCGCTCAGCACCCCTCCGACATGGCGGTGGCGCTGCGGGTGCTCGGCGCCGAGGTGGAAACCCGCCAGGTCAATGGCGAAACGCGCCGCCTCGCGCTCGACGACTTTTACCGGCTCCCCGGCAACACCCCGCACATCGAGAACGCGCTGGAACCCGGTGAACTCGTCACCGCCGTGATTCTGCCCCCGCCCGCCGGCCCCGAGCAGAGCTACCGCAAGGTGCGCGACCGTTCGTCCTACGCCTTTGCCGCCGTGTCGCTCGCCACCGTGAAGGGCGGGCGCGGAGGTAGCCGCTGGATGCATTTCGCCTTCGGGGGCCTGGCGCCGCGTCCCTGGCGGATGGAAGCCGCCGAGGAACTGCTCGCGCAGGGGGCCGACGCTGTGTTCGACAAGCTCTTTGAGGGCGCCCGGCCCACCGAGCAAAACGCCTTCAAACTCGTCCTCGCCCGCCGCCTGCTCGCCGAGGCGATGAACGAGGAGCTGCCCGCGCACCACCTCGCCGCGTCGCACCCGACGCCCCAGGTGCCAGAATTAACCACTGCCCCGTCTGGAGGCGAGAAATGA
- a CDS encoding 2Fe-2S iron-sulfur cluster-binding protein codes for MTPSSQRSPVGAAPEPLLPVTLTVNGERRTLTLDPRTSLLDALREHLDLTGTKKGCDHGQCGSCTVIVNGERLNSCLSLAVMHDGDEVTTIEGLGTPEHLHPMQQAFIEHDGYQCGYCTCGQIMAAVSVLGEIERGIPSHVTADLGQVKFSDSEVRERMSGNLCRCAAYPNIVAAVRDVHEQSQGGQ; via the coding sequence ATGACTCCTTCTTCCCAACGTTCCCCTGTGGGTGCCGCGCCCGAGCCTTTGTTGCCTGTCACCCTGACCGTCAACGGCGAGCGCCGCACCCTGACCCTCGACCCGCGCACCTCGCTGCTCGACGCGCTGCGCGAACACCTCGACCTCACCGGGACCAAGAAAGGCTGTGACCACGGCCAGTGCGGTTCTTGCACCGTCATCGTCAACGGCGAGCGTCTCAACAGTTGCCTGTCGCTGGCTGTCATGCACGACGGCGATGAGGTGACGACCATCGAGGGCCTCGGCACGCCCGAGCATCTCCACCCCATGCAGCAGGCTTTTATCGAGCACGACGGCTACCAGTGCGGCTACTGCACCTGTGGGCAAATCATGGCGGCGGTCTCCGTCCTCGGTGAAATCGAGCGCGGGATTCCCAGCCACGTCACTGCCGACCTCGGTCAGGTGAAGTTTTCCGACAGCGAGGTGCGCGAACGCATGAGCGGTAACCTTTGCCGCTGCGCCGCTTATCCCAACATCGTGGCGGCGGTGCGCGACGTGCACGAGCAGAGCCAGGGGGGACAATGA
- a CDS encoding 2Fe-2S iron-sulfur cluster-binding protein, with amino-acid sequence MNIPVQLTVNGESHQLDLDPRASVLDTLRDRLNVMSVKKGCDHGQCGACTVLIDGKRVLSCLSLSASYDGSEVVTAEGLGTPEHLHPMQQAFLEHDGFQCGYCTPGQICSAVGMLDELAQGMPSHVTPDVRQEPQFNDAEIRERMSGNLCRCGAYVNIVSAIREVGQTAQTQAVTPLPVGEPVGVKR; translated from the coding sequence ATGAATATCCCGGTGCAACTCACAGTCAACGGAGAGAGCCACCAGCTCGACCTCGACCCGCGCGCCTCGGTGCTTGACACCCTGCGTGACCGCCTGAACGTCATGTCGGTCAAGAAGGGCTGCGACCACGGCCAGTGCGGCGCCTGCACGGTGCTGATCGACGGCAAGCGCGTGCTGTCCTGCCTCTCGCTGAGTGCGTCCTACGACGGCTCGGAAGTCGTGACCGCCGAGGGGCTGGGCACGCCCGAGCACCTCCATCCCATGCAGCAGGCCTTCTTAGAGCACGACGGCTTTCAGTGCGGCTACTGCACGCCGGGGCAGATCTGCTCAGCGGTGGGGATGCTGGACGAACTGGCGCAGGGGATGCCCAGCCACGTCACGCCGGACGTGCGGCAGGAGCCGCAGTTCAACGACGCCGAAATCCGCGAGCGCATGAGTGGCAACCTCTGCCGCTGCGGGGCTTACGTGAACATCGTCTCGGCCATTCGCGAGGTCGGGCAGACGGCGCAGACCCAGGCGGTCACGCCGCTCCCGGTCGGCGAGCCGGTGGGGGTGAAGCGGTGA
- a CDS encoding FAD binding domain-containing protein, with product MKPFDFQRADTVPDALGKLAPGGAYLAGGTNLVDHLRAGIREVDQIVDVSRLDLTEITETSGGSVRVGAMVKNSDMAAHPFIRERYPMLSEALLAAASGQIRNMATTGGNLLQRTRCVYFYDPTTPCNKREPGTGCSAIAGFGKYNALFGASEHCVTTHPSDMCVALAALDAVVVVEGQGGERRIPFAEFHRLPGDTPEIDTNLRGGELITAVELPPVPVAAHSTYRKVRERASYAFALVSVAGALHLEGGNVKEVRLAFGGVAHKPWRAQKAEAYLTGRPATPENFRAAIEAELADAQTGPENAFKVPMLRNTVISVLEELVENRTAQRRAEQGGAA from the coding sequence GTGAAGCCCTTCGACTTTCAGCGGGCTGATACGGTGCCGGACGCGCTCGGCAAACTGGCTCCGGGCGGCGCGTATCTGGCTGGCGGCACCAATCTGGTGGACCACCTGCGCGCCGGGATTCGTGAAGTCGACCAAATCGTGGACGTGTCGCGCCTCGACCTGACCGAAATCACCGAGACTTCTGGCGGCAGCGTGCGCGTGGGCGCAATGGTCAAGAACAGTGACATGGCGGCGCACCCATTCATCCGAGAGCGCTACCCCATGCTCTCCGAGGCGCTGCTGGCGGCGGCGTCGGGGCAGATTCGCAACATGGCGACCACCGGGGGCAACCTGCTCCAGCGCACCCGCTGCGTGTACTTCTACGACCCCACCACGCCGTGCAACAAGCGCGAACCCGGCACCGGCTGCTCGGCCATCGCGGGCTTCGGCAAGTACAACGCGCTGTTCGGCGCCTCTGAGCACTGCGTGACCACCCACCCGTCGGACATGTGCGTGGCGCTGGCGGCGCTGGACGCCGTGGTGGTCGTGGAAGGGCAGGGCGGAGAGCGCCGCATTCCCTTCGCCGAGTTTCACCGGCTGCCCGGCGACACCCCGGAAATCGACACCAACCTGCGTGGCGGCGAACTGATTACCGCCGTAGAGCTTCCCCCGGTGCCGGTGGCCGCACACTCCACCTACCGCAAGGTGCGCGAGCGGGCGTCGTATGCCTTCGCGCTGGTGTCGGTGGCGGGGGCGCTGCACCTTGAAGGCGGCAATGTGAAAGAAGTCCGGCTGGCCTTCGGCGGCGTGGCCCACAAGCCCTGGCGCGCGCAGAAGGCCGAAGCCTACCTGACCGGGCGCCCAGCGACCCCCGAGAATTTCCGCGCCGCCATAGAAGCCGAACTCGCCGACGCCCAGACCGGGCCGGAGAACGCCTTCAAGGTGCCGATGCTGCGCAACACCGTGATTTCGGTGCTGGAAGAACTCGTCGAGAACCGGACGGCCCAGCGCCGCGCCGAGCAGGGAGGAGCCGCATGA
- a CDS encoding xanthine dehydrogenase family protein molybdopterin-binding subunit gives MTADTKKGSVGQDRVRLEGRLKVTGTAPYAFEQKVENPAYLFPLTSTIVKGKIRSIDDSAARVLPGVLEVLTYQNAMNLLAKTDTELYLLQNRDVHYYGEYIGAVIAETQEIARHAASLVKVEYDAEEEDTRFRAEHPDRYSPIKINTGVPADSKQGDVDKGLAEAALVVDEVYTTPYEHHNPMEMHSVIAEWDKEKLDGVLGVLGERPHLRIHDASQGVSYERLMLLPLLGLLPQQVEINSPYVGGAFGSKGIPHAQVMLTILAAKLLPGRPVKYMLTRQQMFRSVGHRLTTHQHFRLGAAEDGTLTTITHDVQQSTSRLKQFAEQTVNATRHLYAAPNRETSTRMVPLDIGPATFMRAPGEFPGMFAQETAMDELAVKLGLDPIELRLRNQPETDPESGKPHSSHYLKECLQEGARLFGWEKRHAQPRARQEGEWLYGMGVASATYPKQMTPPTKASVAFKGGKYHVSIAAADLGTGAWTVLTQIAADALQVPEEEVVLQIGHTDLPLAYLAGGSTGTYNWGSAVMVAAVNFRSRYGQTPAEGDEAEGSAHFPDEAKKYALDAYGAHFAEVKVSRVTGEVRVTRMLGVYDGGRIINPRTANSQFIGGMTMGISAALHEESYLDSRPGYGHVVNSDFAGYHIAANADAPQVEARWIEHPDPMFGPTGAKGIGEIGIVGVPAAIGNAIYNATGKRLRGLPFTPDKLVE, from the coding sequence ATGACCGCCGACACCAAAAAAGGCAGCGTGGGCCAAGACCGAGTGCGTCTGGAAGGCCGCCTGAAAGTCACCGGCACCGCGCCTTACGCCTTCGAGCAAAAAGTGGAGAACCCGGCTTACCTGTTTCCGCTGACCTCCACGATTGTCAAGGGGAAAATCCGCTCCATCGACGACTCGGCGGCCCGCGTCCTGCCCGGCGTCCTGGAAGTGCTGACCTACCAGAACGCCATGAACCTGCTCGCCAAGACCGACACCGAGCTGTATCTCCTCCAGAACCGCGACGTGCACTACTACGGCGAATACATCGGCGCGGTCATTGCCGAGACGCAGGAAATCGCCCGGCACGCCGCCAGTCTGGTGAAGGTGGAGTACGACGCCGAAGAGGAAGACACCCGTTTCCGCGCCGAGCACCCCGACCGCTACAGCCCCATCAAGATCAACACTGGCGTGCCCGCCGACAGCAAGCAGGGCGACGTGGACAAGGGGCTGGCCGAGGCCGCGCTGGTCGTGGACGAGGTGTACACCACGCCCTACGAGCACCACAACCCGATGGAAATGCACTCGGTGATTGCCGAGTGGGACAAGGAAAAACTCGACGGGGTGCTGGGCGTGCTCGGCGAGCGGCCCCACCTGCGGATTCACGACGCCTCGCAGGGGGTGTCGTACGAGCGGCTGATGCTGCTGCCGCTGCTGGGCCTGTTGCCGCAGCAGGTGGAAATCAATTCGCCCTACGTGGGCGGCGCGTTCGGGTCCAAGGGCATTCCCCACGCGCAGGTGATGCTGACCATTCTGGCGGCCAAGCTGCTGCCGGGGCGCCCGGTCAAGTACATGCTGACCCGCCAGCAGATGTTCCGCTCGGTGGGCCACCGCCTGACCACCCATCAGCACTTCCGGCTCGGCGCTGCGGAGGACGGCACGCTGACCACCATCACCCACGACGTGCAGCAGAGCACCAGCCGCCTCAAGCAGTTCGCCGAGCAGACCGTCAACGCCACCCGGCACCTCTACGCCGCGCCCAACCGCGAGACGAGCACCCGCATGGTGCCGCTCGACATCGGCCCGGCCACCTTCATGCGGGCGCCCGGCGAGTTTCCCGGCATGTTCGCGCAGGAAACCGCGATGGACGAGCTGGCGGTGAAACTGGGCCTGGACCCCATCGAGCTGCGGCTGCGCAACCAGCCCGAGACCGACCCGGAAAGCGGCAAGCCCCATTCCAGCCATTACCTGAAAGAGTGCCTACAGGAAGGGGCGCGGCTGTTCGGCTGGGAGAAGCGCCACGCGCAGCCCCGCGCCCGGCAGGAAGGCGAATGGCTTTACGGCATGGGCGTGGCGAGTGCCACCTACCCCAAGCAGATGACCCCGCCCACCAAGGCCAGCGTGGCGTTTAAAGGCGGCAAATACCACGTAAGCATCGCCGCCGCCGACCTGGGGACTGGCGCCTGGACGGTGCTGACCCAGATTGCCGCCGACGCGCTGCAAGTCCCCGAGGAAGAGGTCGTGCTGCAAATCGGCCACACCGACCTGCCGCTGGCGTACCTGGCGGGCGGCTCGACCGGCACCTACAACTGGGGCAGCGCGGTGATGGTGGCCGCCGTCAATTTCCGCAGCCGGTACGGACAGACCCCGGCAGAAGGCGACGAGGCCGAGGGCAGCGCCCACTTTCCCGACGAGGCCAAGAAGTACGCGCTCGACGCTTACGGCGCCCACTTTGCGGAGGTGAAGGTCAGCCGCGTGACCGGCGAAGTGCGCGTGACCCGCATGCTCGGCGTGTACGACGGGGGCCGCATCATCAACCCGCGCACCGCCAACTCGCAGTTCATCGGCGGGATGACGATGGGCATCAGCGCCGCGCTGCACGAGGAAAGTTACCTCGACTCGCGCCCTGGCTACGGGCACGTGGTCAACAGCGACTTCGCCGGCTACCACATCGCCGCCAACGCCGACGCGCCGCAGGTGGAGGCCCGCTGGATCGAGCACCCCGACCCGATGTTCGGCCCGACCGGCGCCAAGGGCATCGGTGAAATCGGCATCGTGGGGGTGCCCGCCGCCATCGGCAACGCGATCTACAACGCGACCGGCAAGCGGCTGCGCGGGCTCCCCTTCACGCCCGACAAGCTGGTGGAATAA
- a CDS encoding FAD-binding dehydrogenase → METRKAEGEVIVVGAGLAGLVAAAELADAGRRVLILDQEGEQNLGGQAHWSFGGLFFVDSPEQRRLGIRDSLDLARRDWETAAGFDRPEDHWPRKWAEAYLEFAAGEKREWLHRQGMRWFPAVGWAERGGAGAGLPGNSVPRFHITWGTGPGVLEPFVRRVREHQRAGRIEFRFRHRVRGLTLTAGRVTGVHGDVLEPSDVGRGETSSRVVTGDFELTAQAVLITSGGIGGNHELVRRYWPTERLGPAPEVMLSGVPRHVDGLLQQQVVAQGGSLINPDRMWHYTEGVRNWDPVWPQHGIRILPGPSSLWLDPSGRRLPFPHIPGASSYDTLRHITTHGYPHTWFLLNRAVIKREFGLSGSEQNPDLTGKDLRLTLRRASKHVPGPVQAFMDRGEDFVVRDNLRDLVRGMNELTGGELLDYATVEREVLDRDLQVHNVAGKDAQLAIVRGARAILSERLTRVAKPAPLLDPAQGPLIAVRLSVLTRKSLGGLETDLQGRVIGAGGQPLPDLYAAGEVAGFGGGGYHGYRALEGTFLGGCLFSGRAAGRAIAGAL, encoded by the coding sequence ATGGAGACGCGCAAAGCGGAAGGGGAAGTTATTGTCGTGGGGGCGGGGCTGGCCGGGCTGGTGGCCGCCGCCGAACTGGCCGACGCGGGGCGGCGGGTGCTGATTCTCGATCAGGAAGGCGAGCAGAACCTCGGCGGGCAGGCGCACTGGTCGTTCGGGGGCCTGTTTTTCGTGGACAGCCCCGAGCAGCGGCGCCTGGGCATCCGCGACTCGCTCGACCTCGCCCGGCGCGACTGGGAAACGGCGGCGGGGTTTGACCGCCCCGAAGACCACTGGCCGCGCAAGTGGGCTGAGGCGTATCTGGAGTTCGCGGCGGGCGAGAAGCGCGAGTGGCTGCACCGCCAGGGGATGCGCTGGTTTCCTGCCGTCGGCTGGGCCGAGCGCGGCGGCGCGGGCGCAGGGCTGCCGGGCAACAGCGTGCCGCGTTTTCACATCACCTGGGGCACTGGCCCCGGTGTCCTCGAACCCTTCGTGCGGCGGGTGCGCGAGCATCAGCGGGCGGGGCGCATCGAATTTCGCTTTCGCCACCGGGTGCGCGGCCTGACCCTAACGGCGGGCCGGGTCACGGGCGTTCACGGCGATGTGCTCGAACCGTCCGACGTGGGCCGGGGCGAAACCAGTTCCCGCGTGGTCACGGGTGACTTCGAGTTGACCGCGCAGGCGGTGCTGATCACGTCAGGTGGCATCGGTGGCAACCATGAGCTGGTGCGGCGCTACTGGCCCACCGAGCGCCTCGGCCCCGCGCCGGAGGTCATGCTTTCGGGCGTGCCACGCCATGTGGACGGCCTCTTGCAGCAGCAGGTGGTGGCGCAGGGCGGCAGCCTCATCAACCCCGACCGCATGTGGCACTACACCGAGGGCGTGCGCAACTGGGACCCGGTGTGGCCCCAGCACGGCATTCGCATCCTGCCCGGCCCCAGCAGCTTGTGGCTCGACCCCAGTGGGCGGCGCCTGCCCTTTCCCCACATCCCCGGCGCGAGCAGCTACGACACGCTGCGGCACATCACCACCCACGGCTACCCGCACACCTGGTTCCTGCTCAACCGCGCCGTCATCAAACGCGAGTTTGGACTGTCGGGCAGCGAACAGAACCCTGACCTGACCGGCAAAGACCTGCGCCTGACGCTGCGGCGGGCGAGCAAACACGTCCCCGGACCGGTGCAGGCGTTTATGGACCGGGGCGAAGACTTCGTGGTGCGCGATAACCTGCGCGACCTCGTGCGCGGCATGAACGAACTGACCGGCGGTGAGCTGCTCGACTACGCCACCGTGGAGCGCGAGGTGCTCGACCGCGACCTGCAAGTGCACAACGTGGCGGGCAAAGACGCCCAGCTCGCCATCGTGCGCGGGGCGCGCGCCATCCTGAGCGAGCGGCTGACCCGCGTCGCCAAACCCGCGCCGCTGCTCGACCCGGCGCAGGGTCCCCTCATCGCGGTGCGCCTGAGTGTCCTGACCCGCAAGTCGCTCGGCGGCCTCGAAACCGACCTGCAAGGCCGGGTTATCGGCGCGGGCGGTCAGCCCCTTCCCGACCTTTACGCGGCGGGCGAGGTGGCGGGCTTCGGCGGTGGCGGCTATCACGGCTACCGGGCGCTGGAAGGCACGTTCCTCGGCGGCTGCCTCTTCAGCGGGCGGGCAGCGGGTCGGGCGATTGCTGGGGCACTCTAG
- a CDS encoding adenosylcobinamide-GDP ribazoletransferase, with the protein MVQPSPAPVVTITPAPAPAAPSHPHGWKRKQEFKALHLALAFLTTLPLPHVRDVQPGDFARASAYYPLAGYAVGGLVAGLLYLNVPLPPGVVAALGVGLWLGLTGMLHFDGLVDSADALFAMKSPEQRLDILKDVHVGAFGLATGVLALLLLWSLLGAGLPWYAPLVAAVVARMVVLMPMNAYPAARQESLGAQSRQGRWGLAFLFALPALLLPHAWLAALVALLGVTLVAAWAARRLGGGLSGDVYGLLIVVAELLVLGFYGWGFTPL; encoded by the coding sequence GTGGTGCAGCCGAGTCCCGCTCCGGTGGTGACGATCACGCCTGCGCCCGCGCCTGCCGCTCCGAGTCATCCTCACGGCTGGAAGCGCAAACAGGAATTCAAGGCGCTGCACCTCGCGCTCGCCTTTCTGACCACATTGCCGCTGCCGCATGTCCGCGACGTGCAGCCGGGCGATTTTGCGCGGGCGAGTGCTTATTACCCCCTCGCCGGGTATGCGGTGGGCGGGCTGGTGGCGGGGCTGCTCTACCTGAATGTGCCGCTGCCGCCCGGCGTGGTGGCGGCCCTCGGCGTGGGGCTGTGGCTGGGGCTCACGGGAATGCTCCACTTCGACGGGCTGGTGGACAGCGCGGACGCCCTCTTCGCCATGAAAAGCCCTGAGCAGCGGCTCGACATCCTCAAGGACGTGCATGTGGGTGCCTTCGGCCTGGCGACGGGGGTGCTGGCGCTGCTGCTGCTCTGGAGCCTGCTGGGAGCGGGGTTGCCGTGGTACGCGCCGCTGGTCGCTGCCGTGGTTGCGCGCATGGTCGTGCTGATGCCCATGAACGCCTACCCCGCCGCCCGGCAGGAATCGCTCGGCGCGCAGTCGCGGCAGGGGCGCTGGGGGCTGGCCTTCCTGTTCGCGCTGCCCGCGCTGCTGCTGCCGCACGCCTGGCTGGCGGCGCTCGTCGCCCTGCTCGGCGTGACGCTGGTGGCGGCCTGGGCCGCGCGGCGCCTCGGCGGTGGCCTGAGCGGCGATGTCTACGGCCTGCTCATCGTGGTGGCCGAGCTGCTGGTGCTGGGCTTTTACGGGTGGGGTTTCACTCCGCTCTAA